TACCTTCCTGATTAACTACAAGGTAATGGGAGCACTAccttgaaaaaataatattctgtaATGCCAATAGGACAGAATTCCTGGTGATGTAAGAATCAGAGCTTGCCAAACAGATACATCAAGGCATATGTAAGGCACTGTAAGGGCATTACAATGTTGTGACAAAATTTCTGTGAGCCAGGTAGCCCCCTCAGGCTCCATATAGCATAATAAATACAGGTCACATAATATAGCACTTTAAGATACAACCACAGAACATTTACGAAACATTCCTGTAACACTGTAGCGACAACGTGACTCAGTAATCGGTTAAGCCTCACCATAAGTAATCCTCCCTGGTGCACAGGCAAGGCTTCTGCTGTCTGCGGACAACGTAGTCCCTCCCGTTTCTACAGACGGACTGCTTCTTCAGCCTCCTGAAGGTCTCTCTGTACCCCAGGACACACCCATCGGTGTCCGAGTCCCGACTGGCAGTGGAGTGTGCCAACCACTCTATGTAATCCTGCTCTTCGCCTGGGGAAACATACACAGCCATATAAAACATACACGCGGCAACAAAGAGTGCATCCATCAACCTAATATAGCCTGAGTTAAACATTCACCACTTGGTGACAGACATGTGAAtgttcacagacacaaacatcaTGGCAACAGTGAATGGTATGTTGTGTTCCTGACATGCTATAAAACTCTTATTTCTGCACAGCGTTTTGTGCACCCACAAGCCACAGCATTTAAACTTGTAAAAAACACCTCTGAGATGAGGAAAAACACTTCTGCTGTCATGGCAACAAACTAGTAACACAAACCGTCTCGATTAGCAGACAGCAGTTAGTGTCCATGTTTAAACCATTGAGTGCATTTCCCAACATTCTCTATATGCTATTTTTACGAATACCACGGCTctaaatatcagttttttatatatattcttAGAATTGTATTGAGAATGAATgcatttgagagaaaaaagactGCTCTTCACATTCTCTATGGAGCAGGGGCTGGAAGTCGATGGTGACTGCAACCCACGTGGCCCGGTATTCCTCCTCAGGCCGGTACCCCCAGATGGTGAGGTTCATGGTTTTTGTGCCGGGTTCAGAGGCCAGGCCAGCGAAGAAGATGGGATGGTCAGTGAAGTTGTACAGCTTCCAGCACTGCCCCTCGTCTGTGGAGAACCTGGAGCACACAGCCGTGAGGCAAAAAACAGAGAGTGCTCATTTTTGTCAAACTTTTACGCAACGTAGAAAAACACCCAACACCTAAAaggagcacacgcacacgatCGCACGGACAGGAAACATCAACGGACAGAGAGACACGAGTTCTCACTTGACGGTGTGAATGAGGCGATCGGCGTGGGTCTCCACGGCGACCACGAGACCGCCGGAGTCCAGGATGGCGTAGTGATGGGGTCCCATCAGCGTCCGTGCCCAGGTGTACCCCCCGTCATCCGACACGTACACGTCTGGCCGAGCTGAGGTGACAGAGTCACCCACGCTGCCTGGAAACCCCCAACAGTCACAGGGAGAGGAAAGGAACAAGGCTGCAGCACTAGTGACAACAAGGCAATTACGTGATTAGAATGatcgtaactgaacattctaatgctgatgtaacaatcacggctggtaattgaaagcaatggatttctagaacactgtcttagaattttgaagaaaaaaaatacatttcaaaaaacctactcttcaaagggttaatagaCCCCTCATTGGTATAATAAAAGCCATTATACAAAAAAATTCCTTTAAGTTGTAGTGTCCCTTGGTATTCTGGCTGAATTCCAAGCCTGTCTTTCAAACTGGCAGTCTAATCCCCTGGTGTTTAACTGGCTGAATAAATCGCCACCTCCATTGTGCAGTGAGTTTTCCTGCCACAAAATGACCATGCGTCACACAGGAAGGGTACTAATCACAGGTGGGCGCTAAGCTGAGTTGAACTTTCTAGCCACATCagagtgttgtgttttttttttttttttttaaagagtcagAGCGATGACTGACAGGTCTGTTACCATGAGCAATGACGAGGCCAACAGCACTGGGGTCGGAGAGGGGCAGCACTGGAGCCAGCCCGTTAAAGCGACTGTACTCTCCATGGATATGCAGGTTACACTGgagagcaaaaacaaacagcttatTGCACATCACAGTCATGCAAGGTCATCGGACACACATATGTATAACACACATTTATCatggacatactgtatgtactatGTACAGATGCAGACGTATGcaaagtaaacacaaacacacaattagagagagagagagagagagagagaagtaacAAACGTTTTTCATGTTCTTTCCACACTCTGCATTCCCCGGCTTGCTGAGTAAtctccactccccccctctgtcAAACGAGATGACTGTCCGAATACGATCATCTGTGACACACGATGAAGACACGTCTCACTTTAGTCCAACTGCAAAAACTGGACGAGCACTTAAAAATACATGCAgttgtaaaacaacaacaaacaacaacaaaaaaacagttaaataaaGCTATTCTAAATTGGGCAGGTGTCTGTGGTTAACATTTCTCTGACCGTACCCTTCTCCAGGACATTGGTGAGGTAGACCCCCCTCAGGGACGTGATGTTGGTGAAGTCGCTCTTCCCCTCCCCGCCAAACAGATGGCGCTCCAGGGACTTGGAGTACAGAATTCCCCGGTCGTCAGAAGTGTAAACCGTGCCGCAATACGTGTCCACTGTAACGGCGGACACAGAACAATGCTGACACAGCCAAAATAAAGCACGCTCAACAGGGCACACGCGGACCGGATCTGATCGCTCAACCGCCCAAATTAAGGTACAAGCCCTTTTCAGCTCAGCTTATGTTCCACTTAAGAGATGGCATGACACATCTTGTAAATCCGATGTGAATGTTTACACAGCatgttctattttaaaaaaaatccataaacaTGGCTTCTGACAAAACAGATGTGAAGATTGAAATCAAGCAAATTAAGAGCTTTGTTTGAACGCACGCCCTGATATTTAGACCTTCGCATCAGCTATTCCAGACTGGCACGGCCAAGGCAACTTAACAGGTTTCTCCAGAAAAATGAAGCCATTCTCACCCTTTATCTGCAACGAACATCATAACGCTGAAGTTGACTTTAGTGAGCACAGACATACGCTGACCTATGCAATTAACCGACAGCCATGAGATGGTGGCGACATGGATTGTTCACAATCTATTCGCAGCAGCGAAGAAAAACTTGTAAAACGAGTCTGCTATTCTTCAGCCTGACCAAGTAGTTCTGCATTTCGTGACAGGACAGTGTCAATGCCTTGACTCCAGCCCTCACCACTGAACTCAGCTCAACCTTCTCAACTCAGAATCTAACTGTTCCCTAAAAACTGTACATTCCAAAACCTCATCTTATACTAACACATGTCCATTAAACAAGTGACCTGCAATTTGAAAGCTAATAGAAAAGaagtcaaacatttttttaaattgtcatcaCTAACAATAGACACTTGTGGGACAGTGGAATATCAAGGTTGTTGCTAATAATGGAGACTGAAAGTGCAGAACTTAAGAGAAATTCAGCCTAGACTGAATCTCACAGAACTCTGTCTTCTAGTTTATGAAGCGATACAGTATcaattttcaatatttcaaatgtacagtatatgaatgaaccacattctggaaaaaaaaactcaagttGAACTATCATCAAAAAATTTAGATCACATAGAATCAGACAAAAAGTGATGGGCTTTGGGTGGTGAATACTGATTGTCACTAAGAGTATAGAACTTCAGGGTGGTTCATATAGAATGTGAGAGTTTCGCTCCAAAGCTGTGGACATTAAACGTCCCGCAGACAATATAACTTCAGGGTTGTGGACATTAAATGTTTGCGAGACAGTAGCGATTGATAGGTTTTCCTGGCCTACCTCCCGGATCGTCCACATGCATGAAGATCATGTCCTCATCTCCGTCGAGAACAGAGTAGAACTGATAACAGACAGGGATACAGACAAGTTTGAAACAGCAGTGGCACAGTggagactgagtgagtgagtgtaaatACTGGCCCCACAGTGTTTTAAAAGCAAATCTTACAGTTTCAATCTTGTTTTGTTGAGCCTGTGGTCTTACTAACAACAAGAGAATGTTCAAAAGTCAGTGAGCAGTCTCTCGTGGTGCACCCATCTGTATTTAACATGCATGTACCAGTCGGTGATGATCCTggtgtgcatgcacaggtgtgtgtttgcatgagtgtgtgtgcgtgtgtgtgtgtgtgggcacgcgTGTGTTTCCACTCAGCCCTTCTTTTCAGGTTAGTTAATGATCCTGGGAGAGAGTATCACATTCTGTCTCATCAGCAGTTGGGCGTGGAGAAACGGTCGAGCCACCAGCATCTCAAACACCTGACAAATGCTCCCATCCGTGCCCTCCCCAGCCCATCCCCATGCTATCATTTACAACACACTATCCAGGAAGTCTCCTGTCCACTGCCTTTGCATTGTAATGATCTTGTATTGTACTAATCAtcctttctttttgtgtttgttttgccctTTTGCCTGAGCATGAGAGACTATAGGATAACTTGAGTGGATCCTTGGTGTGATAGAATGTACTTAGCGAACACCTTGACATAGAATCAACCATGTATTTGCAGAGCCCAGTCCTATGGCTAAGAGACTTGCCACGGACTCAAGGGTACATGCAAgaggaagacaggaagagacTAACCTGctagggaagagagagagaaaaagagggagagtcTTACCTGCTCAATAGTTGCAGAGGGCAGCTGGGCTTTATTGAAGATGTCTCCCTGGTTTGAGGACACATATATGACACGGGGCTCTCCCTGCAACAAGGatttcaatgaaacaaaattgaatGTGAGCAAATTTCAAACATGAGCATGCCTtcacactgtgtatgtgtgtgtgtgtgtgtttgtgtgccgtgtgtgttagcatgtatTCATGACGCTCAAGCTATATGGGTATTTCACCTGCTTCTCTGTGACAGAGGTGAACAGGAAGCCCCCGATGTAGCCGAAGGAGAAGATATTTTGGGTGATGGTGGTGAAAGTCCTGCCCAGGTCTTCAGTTCTTTTCAGGAACAGCTCCCCCCTCCTGTCAGCATCCACTGTGCAAAAAAGGTATATAATCACAGGTCTCACAATGCCAACCAAGGCACTGGTACAAGTCCTGAAGCTGCAGCAATTGCATCAATACCCTGGCCTGGCCCTGAAATTTTTTTCCCATCTGTGTATGTAATGACCACTATCACTAAAACAGAGTATATTTATTCTGTAGCATTTAAAAGTAATTGTTGGACTGGAGGTGATATGAATATGTTTATAGCTATACACATATACATCACAAGTtgtacttttaaatattttctgagcgTCCTCCCCATGTTGAAAAGGTGTTGCGGTGGTGCCCCCAGTCCGCTCGGGGTAAAGCGGCACTCCCTCACCTGTCCCGTTGGGGCTGTAGCTAAAGAAGAGAGTGGTGCCAGAACCCctgagagggaaagagcagaAGCACAGTCAACCACGGTCAGGGTCATGGCCACACTCAACCCCGCCCGGGTgaaactctttctctcttcctctttaatCTGAGGCTCACAGTGCCTGCAAAACCCACCCGCTAAGAGGTCAAGTCATTTATAACCCGTTGGCATTGTGGGACTGTCATTGGCCTCCGTCAAGAGAGACATTATTCATCTGTGTTAATGGGCTGTAGAAATGAACTGCTTTGCCCCTTAAAACACATGTGAAGAACAATATTGGATCACTATTCATCGaactaatttacatttcaaacacactcaaacactcgcTACATTCAAACGCTCGCTGCAGCGGAAGGTCATGTTTGCTCTTACCACATGAAAGAATGAACACCCTCCTGGAGTTTGTTCCACTTGTGCCCAAAGTCTAAAGACAACCAAAGCCCACCCTGAAGAATGCATTAgagacataaaaacacattcagtatGAATTAATAATACGTGGTCTCACACGGGCTCCATAGCTTAGTATGTATCTGCACACCCGAAAATGAGTTAGAATGTGTCTGTAGTTACACACCAGTTAGAAAGTGTCTCTACAGCAGAATAACTGCAATAATGTCCCTGTATATATGACTGAACATCAATTAGAAGACAGTACGTTTGTACAGAGGAACACCTGTTATAACATGTTTGCAAGGTAtacatgttaaaatgtgtatgaACAGTGGAACCGTTAAAACGTACCTGTATCCCTGAATATCTGACAAAATGTTTACGCATGAACACCTTCAAGAATGTATGTGTATTCCAGAACTTTTGCCTCAATGTGTCATTCATATGTAAC
The nucleotide sequence above comes from Anguilla rostrata isolate EN2019 chromosome 7, ASM1855537v3, whole genome shotgun sequence. Encoded proteins:
- the si:dkey-159a18.1 gene encoding sortilin codes for the protein MTERILILFGVLVLVAAVSTQRFKQEKGSKRTVILSRTVKEQTRSREKRDSRTRASSFSSCILKLPASDWKKLDQNTHETAFHGDDGSSFTLTWVGDGTGVILVLSTISPPVGVVVGGGSSRLYRSQDYGKTFHDISHVINNTLIRKEFGISTGPGNSEKVILTGDVPALESNGGIIFTSTDAGVSFKPVQLPFHPRQAISFHFQNPNYLVTISDDGGLWLSLDFGHKWNKLQEGVHSFMWGSGTTLFFSYSPNGTVDADRRGELFLKRTEDLGRTFTTITQNIFSFGYIGGFLFTSVTEKQGEPRVIYVSSNQGDIFNKAQLPSATIEQFYSVLDGDEDMIFMHVDDPGVDTYCGTVYTSDDRGILYSKSLERHLFGGEGKSDFTNITSLRGVYLTNVLEKDDRIRTVISFDRGGEWRLLSKPGNAECGKNMKNCNLHIHGEYSRFNGLAPVLPLSDPSAVGLVIAHGSVGDSVTSARPDVYVSDDGGYTWARTLMGPHHYAILDSGGLVVAVETHADRLIHTVKFSTDEGQCWKLYNFTDHPIFFAGLASEPGTKTMNLTIWGYRPEEEYRATWVAVTIDFQPLLHRECEEQDYIEWLAHSTASRDSDTDGCVLGYRETFRRLKKQSVCRNGRDYVVRRQQKPCLCTREDYLCDYGYYRHENTSECVEQTDFRDRILEVCLNGEEEELQTSGYRKVPSDRCEGGFTPLRRERTVSHSCGSTSPVSASEINGPQATVLVMVLSVSVVVVALAVAGLFMVRRGLRTERMPAYRFSALQVQEDDRCPSVGRQTVPFNNGGSDQNDSDEDLIE